The following are encoded together in the Leptospira langatensis genome:
- a CDS encoding DUF167 domain-containing protein, translating into MKIRVRVKPNSKKPYIEKGEDGIWIVAVREPATEGKANNAIIKAVAEELGIAPSKVDLVKGMKSKEKVLEIHD; encoded by the coding sequence ATGAAGATTCGAGTGCGGGTCAAACCGAATTCCAAGAAGCCGTATATAGAAAAAGGCGAGGATGGGATCTGGATCGTGGCCGTTAGAGAGCCTGCTACAGAAGGTAAGGCAAATAACGCAATCATCAAAGCGGTGGCCGAAGAGCTAGGCATCGCTCCGTCCAAAGTGGATTTAGTCAAGGGAATGAAGAGCAAGGAAAAGGTTTTGGAGATCCATGACTAA
- a CDS encoding LA_1737 family protein has protein sequence MTKRSYRPYVPKKVLACLCFGLSIFLTEPVFSQSGDYFADLTSERKPIMGSDKEDKYVFRFPILANVESWGPHFSVDAMVLFSYTNYPKFKEVDFFPLFNHLWAKENSSYRSYFFPFYYSDRIETSKGISGSNYSLLHYNTYKTSPTYSSELWRFPSFLPLAGSEVKKEGDRVSVFRYALPLLFFRNKTPEEERTHFLLFHWGKDKDSSYGAVLPLLYWGSGVDRSHFTLFPFVYYDSLNSGKEGSFLTPLFGRTWKDYGSGENSESDRFSYILPFFRSSLVKNGEIQNSQTFVPIVFSRKYAKDLGTRTNLLLLSGWKSDAKGDYASSYFFPLFFHEKGTYLYFLPFLYYRSNEYFSLLPFLVKGNRQGEEYTLIPPLLTYWDKETTWIFNTYVKKDKTSDQYSNVTVFPFWFYSNDGKNKSHTLFPIFQVNRTESSKEIITPLYYSYEAPKESYSLIGPLEFSKSEEGSGFRIYPFFYTGNTKQDSYWNFLGLAGRGFDQKGDAKYTYAFPLYFYQRDSYRVAIPFFFRLGYDEGHYTHFGIFHYWNRSPEKDNTWIWPLLWFSNVDKVQKEDFSVWFPLYWNWNTPRSKGDIFLPFYLNYEEADKSLQLVLAYSSSKTLGTFNGALGVGSTEREYYLDTDLSLFYNLFSVSTRASIDKQTLQFWKEKHPQETQNGPEAGPIVPSEETGKEGLNKYNRLTRDRVRSFWGISALFGIFSYEEGDDRRHFRLLPLSWFSWSKKTEDKVYAAPFFFSSRIGDESYFVLFPFYGRQDQAKNFQESYLLFGFLRGKKGETRDYSVLWPLTRFYYSPESWGIRVFPLFAHDESKEMSRTISLLYYKKRISEGDSTNRSFHSILIPLYHSGSDLVHSKDGLHEESYDTLLPLYWRSATRDLSGSSEKRETTTYTLLSKYSNTKETDGATFTSFFSPFYFYQTYKLGKQSEEEATKIDFLLFPGLYWERNKTDSIFFLLGFYREKTQTFSQTSFLGLISSSESKEKGQGETSFRIAPFYSNTETVSASGKSKTVWGIPFYYNRTENVAGGWGSTSVNPFGVFSSYGGKDTKSESSFWFLPIPFLYTENNIYDSGIASREISFLKLISYTRREDLKSAKSEKTELSALFLFSTRSESYEDQKGKNYEFESYFFPIYWLNRETRPDSKRTHLNFLIFFDYAKDTDRKESRLILGPYYTISSSTSENYGFLPLGLVSRDQESKLWFLLGAYGYKDSTTDRWGFAGIFDTNYEETWKRRNLNFFLGLIHTELEEQRTRVAILGGILGGYESRPDYSDTNLLWLRWRSSPGDTLANFLPVYYYHSDAAGTSTLVPPVLGYFSSEKDGRFDMLGLGLLYYRNQKISKEEDLMLVGPGLFYYRKYPNSNGLNAMGILAVPGLGGLLWDWEYEERTKYSRHAIFSVLYSNVTNKEGKTTNKIFGIPVW, from the coding sequence ATGACTAAGCGGTCCTACAGGCCCTATGTTCCTAAGAAAGTCTTAGCCTGTCTTTGCTTTGGGCTATCTATCTTTCTCACAGAACCTGTGTTTTCTCAGTCCGGAGATTATTTCGCGGATCTGACCTCGGAAAGAAAGCCGATCATGGGAAGCGATAAAGAAGACAAATATGTTTTTCGATTTCCGATCCTTGCCAATGTCGAGAGCTGGGGACCTCATTTCTCGGTGGATGCAATGGTCCTATTTTCGTATACGAACTATCCGAAGTTCAAGGAAGTCGACTTCTTTCCTCTATTCAATCATCTTTGGGCCAAGGAAAACTCTTCTTACAGGTCTTACTTCTTCCCTTTCTACTATTCGGACCGGATAGAAACATCTAAAGGGATCTCCGGCTCGAATTATTCCTTATTGCATTATAATACGTACAAAACCTCTCCTACTTATTCTTCTGAGCTTTGGAGATTTCCTTCTTTCTTACCGTTGGCAGGAAGCGAAGTGAAGAAGGAAGGAGACAGGGTGAGTGTATTCCGATATGCTCTTCCTCTTTTGTTCTTTCGGAATAAAACTCCCGAAGAGGAAAGGACCCATTTTCTCCTTTTTCATTGGGGGAAGGATAAGGACTCTTCTTACGGGGCGGTGCTCCCTCTTTTATATTGGGGTTCCGGGGTGGATCGTTCTCACTTTACTCTGTTTCCATTTGTATATTATGATTCCTTAAATTCTGGAAAAGAGGGGAGCTTTCTGACCCCATTATTCGGTCGTACTTGGAAGGACTATGGGAGCGGAGAAAATTCCGAATCCGATCGATTTTCCTATATTCTGCCCTTCTTTCGTTCTAGCTTGGTTAAGAACGGGGAAATACAGAACTCTCAAACCTTTGTTCCGATCGTATTCAGTCGCAAGTATGCAAAGGACTTGGGAACGAGGACGAATCTACTCCTATTGAGTGGTTGGAAATCGGATGCGAAAGGGGATTATGCGAGTTCTTATTTTTTCCCGCTTTTCTTTCATGAAAAAGGAACGTATTTGTACTTCCTTCCCTTTCTCTATTATAGATCCAACGAATACTTTAGTTTGCTTCCCTTCTTAGTAAAAGGAAATCGACAAGGAGAGGAATATACCTTGATCCCTCCTTTGCTTACCTATTGGGACAAGGAAACTACTTGGATCTTCAATACCTATGTGAAAAAGGATAAAACCTCGGATCAATACAGCAATGTGACTGTGTTCCCGTTTTGGTTCTATTCCAATGATGGAAAGAATAAGAGTCACACTCTCTTTCCGATCTTTCAAGTCAATCGGACCGAAAGCAGTAAGGAGATCATCACTCCGCTCTATTATTCCTATGAGGCTCCCAAAGAATCCTATTCTTTGATTGGTCCATTAGAATTCTCTAAATCCGAGGAAGGCTCCGGTTTTAGGATCTATCCTTTCTTCTATACGGGAAATACAAAGCAGGATTCCTATTGGAATTTTCTGGGACTCGCGGGAAGAGGCTTCGATCAAAAGGGGGATGCCAAATATACCTATGCCTTTCCTTTGTATTTCTACCAGAGGGATAGTTACCGGGTTGCCATCCCATTCTTCTTTCGATTGGGCTACGATGAAGGCCATTATACTCATTTCGGTATCTTTCACTACTGGAATCGTTCTCCTGAAAAGGACAATACCTGGATCTGGCCTTTATTATGGTTTTCGAATGTAGACAAGGTCCAGAAAGAGGATTTCAGCGTTTGGTTCCCTCTCTATTGGAACTGGAATACTCCCCGAAGCAAGGGGGATATATTCCTTCCTTTCTATTTGAATTACGAAGAAGCGGATAAATCCCTACAGTTAGTTCTGGCTTACTCTTCTTCTAAGACCTTGGGAACATTTAACGGAGCCTTGGGAGTCGGTTCTACGGAAAGGGAATATTATCTGGATACGGATCTATCCCTTTTCTATAATCTGTTCAGTGTTTCCACTCGAGCCTCTATCGATAAGCAAACTCTTCAGTTTTGGAAAGAGAAGCATCCCCAAGAAACCCAAAATGGGCCGGAAGCCGGGCCGATAGTTCCTTCGGAAGAAACGGGGAAAGAGGGGCTCAATAAGTACAATCGACTGACCAGGGACAGGGTCCGATCCTTCTGGGGGATCTCCGCATTATTCGGGATATTCAGTTATGAAGAAGGAGACGATAGACGACATTTCCGTCTATTGCCTTTAAGTTGGTTCTCCTGGTCCAAGAAAACCGAAGACAAGGTGTATGCTGCTCCTTTCTTCTTTTCCAGTAGGATCGGAGATGAATCCTACTTCGTACTATTTCCGTTTTATGGACGCCAGGACCAGGCCAAGAATTTCCAGGAGTCCTATCTCTTATTCGGCTTCTTAAGAGGGAAGAAGGGAGAGACCCGGGATTATTCCGTTCTATGGCCCCTCACTCGGTTTTATTACTCTCCGGAGTCTTGGGGGATCCGGGTATTTCCTTTGTTTGCACATGATGAATCCAAGGAAATGTCTCGAACGATCTCTCTTTTATATTATAAAAAACGAATATCTGAGGGAGATTCGACGAACCGATCTTTTCATAGTATTCTGATCCCATTGTATCATTCCGGTTCCGATCTGGTGCATTCGAAAGACGGGTTGCACGAAGAAAGCTACGACACTCTTCTGCCTTTGTATTGGAGATCCGCAACGAGGGATCTGAGCGGCAGCTCCGAAAAAAGGGAAACAACAACCTATACTCTTCTCTCTAAGTATTCGAATACGAAAGAAACGGACGGTGCCACGTTCACTTCTTTCTTCTCTCCTTTCTATTTCTATCAAACCTACAAACTTGGGAAACAAAGCGAAGAAGAGGCTACCAAGATTGATTTCTTGCTTTTCCCTGGCTTGTACTGGGAAAGGAATAAAACGGACAGTATCTTCTTCTTGCTTGGATTCTATAGAGAGAAGACCCAAACTTTCAGCCAGACTAGTTTTCTTGGGTTGATCTCTTCTTCCGAGTCCAAGGAGAAGGGGCAGGGAGAGACATCGTTTAGGATCGCTCCTTTCTATTCTAACACGGAAACGGTCAGCGCAAGCGGTAAGAGCAAAACGGTTTGGGGGATCCCTTTCTACTATAATCGAACGGAGAATGTGGCGGGAGGCTGGGGTTCCACAAGCGTCAATCCTTTCGGGGTCTTCAGTTCTTACGGGGGAAAGGATACGAAATCGGAGTCTTCCTTTTGGTTTTTGCCGATCCCGTTCTTATACACTGAAAATAATATCTACGATAGTGGGATCGCAAGTAGAGAGATCAGCTTCTTGAAACTGATCAGCTATACTAGAAGAGAAGATCTGAAGTCGGCAAAATCCGAAAAGACGGAACTATCCGCGCTGTTTCTGTTTTCCACCAGATCCGAATCGTACGAGGACCAAAAAGGAAAGAACTATGAGTTCGAATCCTATTTCTTTCCTATCTATTGGTTGAACCGGGAAACAAGACCGGACTCTAAGAGAACACATTTGAATTTCCTAATATTCTTCGACTATGCTAAGGATACGGATCGAAAAGAATCCAGACTGATCCTAGGTCCCTACTATACTATTTCCAGTTCGACTTCCGAGAATTACGGATTTCTTCCTTTGGGATTGGTTTCCAGGGACCAGGAGAGCAAGCTCTGGTTCCTTTTGGGAGCATATGGTTATAAGGACAGTACGACGGATCGCTGGGGTTTTGCGGGGATATTCGATACGAATTACGAAGAAACTTGGAAGAGAAGGAATTTAAACTTCTTCTTGGGGCTGATCCACACCGAGCTAGAGGAGCAGAGAACCAGGGTCGCTATCTTGGGAGGAATTCTAGGCGGATACGAATCCAGACCGGATTATTCGGATACGAATCTGCTCTGGTTGAGGTGGAGATCTTCTCCGGGCGATACGCTTGCGAACTTCCTGCCTGTGTATTACTATCATTCCGACGCTGCCGGGACTTCGACCTTGGTACCTCCGGTGCTCGGGTACTTCTCTTCTGAAAAAGATGGGCGTTTCGATATGCTTGGCCTTGGTCTTCTCTACTATCGCAATCAAAAGATCTCTAAAGAAGAAGATCTCATGCTTGTAGGTCCCGGGTTATTCTACTATAGGAAATATCCGAATAGCAACGGATTGAATGCGATGGGTATTCTTGCAGTTCCGGGTCTTGGCGGACTTCTTTGGGATTGGGAATACGAAGAGAGAACGAAATACAGCCGTCATGCGATCTTCTCCGTGCTCTATAGTAATGTAACGAATAAGGAAGGAAAGACCACGAATAAGATCTTCGGCATTCCGGTTTGGTAA
- the groL gene encoding chaperonin GroEL (60 kDa chaperone family; promotes refolding of misfolded polypeptides especially under stressful conditions; forms two stacked rings of heptamers to form a barrel-shaped 14mer; ends can be capped by GroES; misfolded proteins enter the barrel where they are refolded when GroES binds) gives MAKIIEYDETARRKLLEGVNKLANAVKVTLGPKGRNVVIDKKFGSPTITKDGVTVAKEIELEDSVENMGAQMVKEVSTKTNDVAGDGTTTATILAQSIINEGLKNVTAGANPMALKHGIDKAVAAAVESIKKRSVKIENKKDIANVATISANNDKEIGNLIADAMDKVGKDGVITVEEAKSIETTLDVVEGMQFDRGYVSPYMVTDPEAMIATLNDPYILIYDKKIASMRDLLPVLEKVAQAGRPLVIIAEEVEGEALATIVVNTLRKTISCVAVKAPGFGDRRKSMLEDIAILTGGQVISEDLGMKLENATVQQLGRAKKVTVDKENTTIIEGQGASKDIQGRVGQIKKQIEDTTSEYDREKLQERLAKLAGGVAVIHVGAATEVEMKEKKTRVEDALSATRAAVEEGIVPGGGLTLLKAQEAVGALKLEGDQATGAKIIFRALEEPIRMITSNAGLEGSVIVEQAKGKKGNEGFNALTMVWEDLLQAGVVDPAKVVRSALQNAASIGSMILTTEVTITDKPEKEGALPPMGGMGGMGGMGGMM, from the coding sequence ATGGCAAAAATTATTGAATACGATGAGACAGCGAGACGCAAACTTCTAGAAGGCGTTAACAAACTCGCGAATGCAGTGAAAGTTACCCTTGGTCCTAAGGGAAGAAACGTGGTAATCGATAAAAAATTCGGTTCCCCTACGATCACTAAAGACGGTGTTACTGTAGCGAAAGAGATCGAGCTTGAAGATTCCGTAGAGAATATGGGAGCTCAGATGGTAAAGGAAGTTTCCACTAAGACAAATGATGTCGCAGGTGACGGAACTACTACTGCAACCATTCTTGCTCAATCCATCATCAACGAAGGATTGAAAAACGTTACTGCCGGTGCAAATCCTATGGCTCTTAAGCACGGGATCGACAAAGCGGTTGCTGCGGCAGTCGAAAGCATCAAAAAACGTTCCGTTAAGATCGAGAACAAAAAAGACATCGCTAACGTTGCAACCATCTCTGCGAACAACGATAAAGAGATCGGAAACCTGATCGCTGACGCGATGGACAAGGTCGGTAAAGACGGAGTCATCACTGTAGAAGAAGCAAAATCCATCGAAACCACTTTAGACGTGGTAGAAGGAATGCAGTTCGATCGCGGATACGTTTCTCCTTATATGGTAACCGATCCGGAAGCGATGATCGCTACTCTGAACGATCCGTACATCCTGATCTATGATAAGAAGATCGCTTCTATGAGAGACCTTCTTCCAGTTCTGGAGAAAGTAGCTCAAGCAGGAAGACCTCTGGTCATCATCGCTGAAGAAGTGGAAGGAGAGGCTCTTGCTACCATCGTAGTAAACACTCTTCGTAAGACTATTTCTTGTGTGGCTGTTAAGGCTCCAGGATTCGGCGATCGTCGTAAATCCATGCTGGAAGACATCGCAATCCTTACTGGCGGACAAGTGATCTCCGAAGACCTCGGAATGAAATTGGAGAACGCAACCGTTCAACAATTGGGTCGCGCTAAAAAAGTCACCGTCGATAAGGAAAACACTACCATCATCGAAGGACAAGGCGCTTCCAAAGACATCCAAGGAAGAGTCGGTCAGATCAAAAAACAGATCGAAGATACTACTTCCGAATACGATCGCGAAAAACTGCAAGAGCGTTTAGCGAAACTTGCAGGCGGAGTTGCAGTGATCCACGTAGGTGCAGCTACAGAAGTAGAAATGAAAGAGAAGAAGACCCGTGTGGAAGATGCTCTTTCCGCTACTCGCGCAGCAGTCGAAGAAGGTATCGTTCCAGGAGGTGGTCTCACACTTCTGAAAGCCCAAGAAGCAGTAGGCGCTTTGAAATTAGAAGGCGACCAAGCTACTGGAGCTAAGATCATCTTCCGTGCATTGGAAGAACCGATCCGCATGATCACTTCTAACGCAGGTCTGGAAGGTTCCGTAATCGTTGAGCAAGCCAAAGGCAAGAAAGGAAACGAAGGTTTCAACGCTCTTACCATGGTTTGGGAAGATCTACTCCAAGCGGGAGTCGTTGACCCTGCGAAAGTGGTCCGCTCCGCTCTTCAAAACGCAGCTTCTATCGGATCCATGATCCTGACCACTGAGGTTACGATCACCGATAAGCCTGAGAAAGAAGGCGCATTGCCTCCTATGGGGGGAATGGGCGGTATGGGAGGAATGGGCGGCATGATGTAA
- the murJ gene encoding murein biosynthesis integral membrane protein MurJ, whose protein sequence is MSQAAKRSFALSFYTLISRILGLFRDHFMAVSFGTGMVASAFSVAYRLPNMFRNLLAEGTLSQSFMPLYSDAGKEGEEAARRMSGAVLSFLFVILLCFVVLIFTVSPFALPLLVGGSPEYSGLVVELTYILFFLIVTASLSSIYMAISNVKNRFFVPSLSPIILNLSYLTIFLGVFPFVEWELLTKVQVLCFAIVSGGIIQLLVQAWYVSKNGEAPIFSLNYKHPAIRKIFKLMLPAAIGGGFYQLGLLVDIFLANWVQNHNPGLGAVVSLDYSQRLVQLPTGIIGVALATTTLPALLSALKQDRHSEVPGEMLGVLGFASFLTAPAALGMGILAGPILDSIYFGGRWDHVATNTAILPLIFYSVAVPFYSMNKVLISTFYAFQDTKTPLRVQAFTFIVNLALNFSLVFALKHSAIALASATSTIMTWMLLSRALRKHDVHFPWNGFFRKISILLLPLLLMGIFLFVYKTLVHGSLVSILLSKGFSYANSSRISLLMAVVPAMGIFFSSSLFLGLEEIRLITGKIFRKR, encoded by the coding sequence TTGTCCCAGGCCGCTAAAAGAAGCTTCGCTCTTTCCTTTTACACTTTAATTTCCAGAATTCTGGGCCTCTTCCGAGATCATTTTATGGCGGTATCCTTCGGGACCGGAATGGTGGCCTCCGCATTTTCCGTCGCATATCGATTGCCGAATATGTTCCGCAATCTTCTTGCAGAAGGAACACTTTCTCAGTCTTTCATGCCTCTGTATTCCGACGCAGGAAAAGAAGGGGAAGAAGCGGCTCGTAGAATGAGTGGGGCAGTGCTTAGCTTTCTATTCGTTATTCTTCTCTGCTTTGTGGTCCTTATTTTTACGGTCTCCCCTTTTGCGTTGCCTCTGCTTGTGGGAGGAAGTCCAGAGTATTCCGGTCTAGTCGTAGAACTGACCTATATTCTATTTTTCTTAATCGTTACCGCGAGCCTTTCCTCCATTTATATGGCGATCTCCAATGTGAAGAATCGCTTCTTTGTTCCTTCTCTTTCTCCTATCATCCTGAACTTAAGTTATCTAACGATCTTTTTGGGAGTATTTCCTTTTGTAGAATGGGAACTTCTGACCAAGGTGCAGGTGCTTTGCTTTGCCATCGTATCGGGCGGGATCATTCAGCTTTTGGTCCAAGCTTGGTATGTTTCTAAGAATGGAGAAGCGCCGATCTTCTCTTTAAACTATAAACATCCTGCGATCCGAAAGATCTTTAAGCTCATGCTTCCTGCTGCGATCGGTGGTGGGTTCTATCAACTGGGGCTTTTGGTGGATATCTTTCTCGCCAACTGGGTACAGAACCATAACCCGGGTTTGGGAGCCGTAGTAAGCTTGGATTATTCTCAGCGACTCGTTCAATTGCCTACCGGGATCATCGGGGTGGCCTTAGCGACTACGACCTTACCTGCGTTACTCTCTGCTTTAAAACAGGACAGACATTCGGAGGTTCCCGGCGAGATGCTTGGAGTTCTGGGTTTTGCTTCCTTCTTGACGGCTCCTGCCGCTCTTGGCATGGGAATTTTGGCCGGACCCATTTTGGATTCCATTTATTTCGGAGGAAGATGGGATCATGTTGCGACGAATACCGCTATCCTTCCTTTGATTTTCTATTCTGTGGCAGTGCCTTTCTATAGCATGAATAAGGTCCTGATCTCCACCTTCTATGCGTTTCAAGATACGAAGACCCCTTTGCGGGTGCAAGCGTTCACGTTTATCGTGAATCTTGCCTTGAATTTTTCCTTGGTCTTTGCATTGAAACATTCCGCAATCGCACTTGCTTCGGCCACTTCTACCATTATGACTTGGATGCTTTTGTCTCGGGCCCTGCGAAAGCACGATGTGCATTTTCCTTGGAACGGGTTCTTCAGAAAGATCAGTATTCTACTGCTTCCTCTTTTGCTCATGGGGATCTTTTTATTTGTCTATAAAACTTTAGTCCACGGGTCTTTGGTTTCTATCCTGCTTTCGAAGGGGTTTAGTTATGCGAATTCCTCTCGCATTTCCCTTTTGATGGCAGTGGTTCCCGCAATGGGAATTTTTTTCTCTTCTAGCCTCTTTCTCGGACTAGAAGAGATCCGATTAATCACTGGAAAAATATTTCGTAAAAGATAG
- the groES gene encoding co-chaperone GroES yields MAIKPLGDRVLVEPKQEAEEKIGSIFVPDTAKEKPQEGKVVEVGSGRYEDGKLIPLEVKPGDVVLYGKYSGTEIKSEGKEYLIIRESDILAIVKK; encoded by the coding sequence ATGGCGATTAAACCACTGGGCGACCGTGTTCTGGTTGAGCCTAAACAAGAAGCCGAAGAAAAGATCGGTAGCATCTTTGTTCCCGACACTGCGAAAGAAAAACCGCAAGAGGGAAAAGTTGTAGAGGTAGGTAGCGGACGTTATGAAGACGGAAAGCTAATCCCTCTTGAAGTGAAACCCGGTGACGTCGTTCTCTACGGCAAATACTCCGGAACTGAGATCAAGTCCGAAGGCAAAGAATATTTAATCATCCGCGAAAGCGATATTCTTGCTATCGTGAAAAAGTAA
- a CDS encoding LIC_12071 family protein, whose translation MQIFKHILFFLLALIICEGIAIGASAWSYLESSLASFEQIKNLSDERARDTIGAISKSSEGKLSHEKLEDLNFAFSRLVKVTSADKEGFIISEISMVDDSGIVLASSNEDYVSEARVKRKPESKFLSLSYTSAHRLRKWQISTPILMESKKVVEKDKLMELVSPYFPELQNPEVLLSMAVYRPDKFERVASLHMRYERGNFAHFVRIQTELFWWTLQNNAIIAFICALILGFAHLLIKSVRTSFTREGEYIASPSNPPLWEKVDFAQTEGHIRWKESSSHSAPAAKVTEERPVPSRSEVLEKPMPIATHVGAPTALKEKAEILDAIYLG comes from the coding sequence GTGCAAATTTTCAAACATATTCTATTCTTTCTCTTGGCACTCATCATTTGCGAAGGGATCGCGATCGGTGCCTCTGCCTGGTCTTATCTGGAATCTTCTCTCGCATCCTTTGAACAGATCAAGAATCTGTCGGACGAGAGGGCAAGGGATACGATAGGCGCCATTTCCAAATCCAGCGAAGGTAAACTCAGCCACGAAAAACTGGAAGATCTGAATTTTGCATTCTCTCGTTTAGTGAAAGTAACTTCTGCTGATAAGGAAGGATTTATTATCTCCGAGATCAGCATGGTGGATGATTCGGGTATAGTCCTTGCTTCGTCTAACGAGGATTATGTGTCCGAGGCCCGTGTTAAAAGAAAGCCTGAGTCTAAATTCCTTTCTCTCAGTTATACTTCCGCTCATCGTTTGAGAAAATGGCAGATTAGCACGCCGATCCTTATGGAATCCAAGAAGGTTGTGGAGAAGGACAAACTGATGGAACTAGTCTCTCCTTATTTTCCGGAGCTGCAGAATCCTGAGGTCTTATTGTCCATGGCGGTCTATCGTCCGGATAAATTCGAAAGAGTCGCTTCTCTTCATATGAGATATGAAAGAGGGAATTTTGCTCATTTCGTCCGGATCCAAACGGAGCTTTTCTGGTGGACCTTGCAGAATAATGCGATCATCGCGTTTATCTGTGCCTTGATCCTTGGATTCGCGCATTTGTTGATCAAGAGCGTTCGCACTTCTTTCACAAGAGAAGGGGAATACATTGCAAGTCCTTCGAATCCTCCTCTTTGGGAAAAAGTGGACTTTGCGCAAACAGAAGGTCATATCCGTTGGAAGGAATCGAGCAGCCATTCTGCTCCTGCGGCCAAGGTAACGGAAGAGCGTCCTGTTCCGAGTCGCTCTGAAGTTTTAGAAAAGCCTATGCCGATCGCAACCCATGTAGGAGCTCCTACGGCTCTTAAAGAGAAAGCGGAAATTTTAGACGCAATTTATCTAGGATAA
- a CDS encoding STAS domain-containing protein: MEIRTSKQGKILKVVPKGILDSYSAFDLVRFIKSRWEEGDRLVLVVSSSIEYLEEDGISSLLELMNFFEKHGGNIAFSDWNEESSLVLGLFGLSRSAHFFSHEKEAEVWLSSLKIEDRRSRPEQGYDSISSLRQTRPVQFYSAGKQTSSAPLEFIPELSTVPIHGSGSESAKEDPAPSSVAKRLDQSLEQARASAQERILYCESCRARLRIKSLGRHQCPNCGIQFDVSRTGGVRYLEKLLD; this comes from the coding sequence TTGGAAATTCGCACTTCAAAACAGGGAAAGATCTTAAAGGTGGTTCCAAAAGGGATCTTGGATTCCTATTCCGCTTTTGACTTGGTACGTTTTATCAAGTCCAGATGGGAAGAGGGAGATAGGCTTGTGCTCGTAGTTTCTTCTTCTATCGAATACTTGGAAGAGGATGGGATCTCTTCTTTGTTGGAGCTTATGAACTTCTTCGAAAAGCATGGAGGCAATATTGCCTTTAGTGATTGGAATGAAGAAAGTTCTTTGGTCCTAGGACTTTTCGGCTTAAGCCGATCCGCTCATTTCTTCTCTCATGAGAAAGAAGCAGAGGTTTGGTTGTCTTCCTTAAAGATCGAAGATAGAAGGAGTAGGCCTGAGCAAGGGTACGATTCCATTTCTTCTCTTCGCCAGACTCGTCCTGTGCAATTTTATTCGGCTGGAAAGCAAACAAGCTCGGCTCCTCTGGAATTCATTCCGGAGCTCAGCACTGTTCCGATCCACGGGAGCGGATCCGAATCGGCGAAGGAGGATCCGGCTCCTTCTTCCGTTGCGAAACGTTTGGACCAATCTTTGGAGCAGGCCCGCGCCTCGGCCCAAGAAAGGATACTGTATTGCGAATCTTGTAGGGCCCGTTTGCGTATTAAAAGCCTTGGTCGTCATCAATGCCCGAATTGCGGAATTCAGTTTGACGTAAGTAGGACCGGCGGAGTTCGATACTTAGAGAAACTACTCGATTAG